The following coding sequences lie in one Apium graveolens cultivar Ventura chromosome 3, ASM990537v1, whole genome shotgun sequence genomic window:
- the LOC141714797 gene encoding uncharacterized protein LOC141714797 — protein sequence MQPPQPPPANVTTFKTFQSVKPPEFRGTQDPVEAHAWLKEMEKAFTLTNVGDNQKVEYATYFLKGESNYWWETTKALEAAEVITWYTFKRMFLDKYFPRYMQTKMEMKFFELKQDNMTVGEYEKKFKELSRFMGEYVDSELEKGKKVLTGIEAFVKDSRGSF from the coding sequence ATGCAACCACCTCAACCACCCCCAGCAAACGTCACTACTTTCAAAACATTCCAATCCGTAAAACCCCCAGAATTTAGAGGAACACAAGACCCAGTAGAAGCTCATGCttggctcaaggagatggaaaaggcttttacCTTAACAAATGTTGGAGATAATCAGAAGGTGGAGTATGCCACTTACTTTCTTAAAGGTGAatcaaactattggtgggagacaACGAAAGCTTTAGAAGCTGCTGAAGTTATTACTTGGTATACATTTAAGAGAATGTTCTTGGATAAGTATTTTCCTCGCTATATGCAAACAAAAATGGAGATGAAATTCTTTGAGTTGAAGCAAGACAATATGACAGTTGgagaatatgagaagaagtttaaaGAACTTTCTAGGTTTATGGGAGAGTATGTTGATTCTGAATTAGAAAAGGGCAAAAAGGTTCTAACAGGGATTGAAGCCTTTGTTAAGGACTCGCGTGGTAGCTTTTAA